A single region of the Nisaea sediminum genome encodes:
- a CDS encoding NADH-quinone oxidoreductase subunit J, giving the protein MIQALIFYVFAAITIASGVMVVSSRNPVHSVLFLILAFFNAAGLFVLLGAEFIAMILVVVYVGAVAVLFLFVVMMLDINFVELRQGFMKYLPIGMLIGLVIFVELFFVVTSWVIAPDLITAAPAPDAAQVSNTHALGALLYTRYVYLFQAAGLILLIAMIGAIVLTLRSRPGVKRQRISAQLARTTEETVEVVEVPRGGGA; this is encoded by the coding sequence ATGATCCAGGCACTCATTTTCTATGTTTTTGCCGCGATCACCATCGCCTCCGGCGTCATGGTGGTCTCTTCCCGGAACCCGGTCCATTCGGTCCTGTTCCTGATCCTGGCCTTCTTCAATGCCGCAGGGCTCTTCGTCCTGCTCGGTGCCGAGTTCATCGCCATGATCCTTGTCGTCGTCTATGTCGGCGCGGTCGCGGTGCTCTTCCTCTTCGTCGTCATGATGCTCGACATCAACTTCGTCGAGCTGCGGCAGGGTTTCATGAAGTATCTGCCGATCGGAATGCTGATCGGCCTGGTGATCTTCGTCGAGCTGTTCTTCGTTGTGACAAGCTGGGTCATTGCGCCTGATCTGATCACTGCGGCACCGGCACCCGATGCCGCGCAGGTGAGCAACACCCATGCACTCGGCGCTCTGCTCTACACCCGCTATGTCTATCTCTTCCAGGCGGCCGGCCTGATCCTGCTGATCGCCATGATCGGCGCCATCGTGCTGACGCTGCGCAGCCGCCCGGGTGTCAAGCGCCAGCGGATTTCCGCGCAGCTCGCCCGGACCACGGAAGAGACCGTCGAAGTCGTCGAAGTCCCCCGCGGGGGAGGAGCCTGA
- the nuoI gene encoding NADH-quinone oxidoreductase subunit NuoI, protein MSMLQQSARGLLLTELLSGMYLTLKYFFKPKVTINYPFEKGPISSRFRGEHALRRYPNGEERCIACKLCEAICPAQAITIEAEPREDGSRRTTRYDIDMTKCIYCGFCQEACPVDAIVEGPNFEFATETREELFYNKDKLLANGDRWEREIAHNLTVEAPYR, encoded by the coding sequence ATGAGCATGCTGCAACAGAGTGCACGCGGGCTTCTGCTGACCGAGCTGCTGTCCGGGATGTATCTGACGCTGAAGTATTTCTTCAAGCCGAAGGTCACGATCAACTATCCCTTCGAGAAGGGGCCGATCAGCAGCCGCTTCCGCGGCGAGCACGCGCTGCGCCGCTATCCGAACGGCGAGGAGCGCTGCATCGCCTGCAAGCTCTGCGAGGCCATCTGCCCGGCTCAGGCGATCACCATCGAGGCCGAACCGCGCGAGGATGGCAGCCGCCGGACCACGCGCTACGACATCGACATGACGAAATGCATCTATTGCGGCTTCTGCCAGGAAGCCTGCCCGGTCGATGCGATCGTCGAGGGACCGAACTTCGAATTCGCCACGGAAACCCGCGAGGAGCTGTTCTACAACAAGGACAAGCTGCTCGCGAACGGGGACCGCTGGGAGCGCGAGATCGCGCACAATCTGACCGTCGAAGCGCCGTATCGTTGA